In Blastocatellia bacterium, the genomic window GCCCGTATCAACGACGTAGCGCTCGCCCGCGGCGAGCCGCTTGCGGTGAATCGCGCCGAAGGACGAGACGAGCAGAAGCCCCGAGCCGCTCACCTGCAAAACGAAGAGCCCCTCGCCGCCGAAGAAGGACTTCGCGCCGCCCCACTTCGTGTCAACGACCAGCCCGGCGTCGCCCGCGAGGTACGAGCTGGATTGAACGTAGAAGAGCTGGTTACTCATCTCAATGCCCGCGATGTCGCCGGGGCTGCCGGGCGCGAGCGTGACTTCGCCGGGGCCGCCGCGCGCCGTGAAGGTCGAGACGAACGCCGATTCGCCGCCGACGGCGCGCTTGAGCGCGCCCATCAAGCCGCCTTTCATCTGCGATTGCAGCTCGACGTTGGCCGACATCGAGACCATTGCCCCGGCTTCGGCCTGGATGGATTGCTCGGGTTGCAGTTGCACGACGGCCAGCGAGAAAGCCGGCTGGTGCAGGATTTCATAATTGTAGCCGCGCCCCGCGCCGCGCCCATCGGCATCAATATGAATGCCCTGGCCCGGCGGGTAATTCGGCGGCGGCTGTCCATAACCGGGCGGCGGTCCCTGCTGATAGCCGGGCGGCGGCCCTTGTTGATATCCGGGCGGCGGCCCTTGCGGGTAGCCCGGCGGCGGCGGGGGATAATTTGGCGGCCCTTGCGGATAACCGGGCGGCGGGCCTTGTTGATAACCGGGCGGTGGGCCTTGCGGATATCCGGGTGGCGGCTGTTGATAACCGGGCGGCGGCGCCCCATAATTCGCCTGGGCGTCGGGGGCTCCCACGGGGTTGCCGCAAGAGGTACAGAACTTCGTATCCGGCGGGACCTCCGCGCCACATCGTTGACATTTCATAAGCACTCTCCTTTTGGTCGAATGGCCGTTTTACATGAGACTGACCGGATCGACTTCGATAGATATTGAACGCGGATTGATGCCGCGCGCAAGCAGCTTTGTCATCGCTGCATCCAGGGTTTCGCGGGCGCGGGCGCGGCTGCGCGCCTTGATCAATATCTGAAAGCGATGCTCACCCTTGATGCGCGAGATCGGCGCCGGCGCCGGCCCCAGAACGCGCAGCAGTGAATCGCGCGTCTCGCCGCGCAGCGCTTTCGCCAGGTCAGTCGCCGTATTGTTGGCGCGGTCGAATTCTTTGTCGTGGATGCAGATGTTGATCAGCGCGTTGAACGGCGGATAATGCATCGAGCGGCGAAACTCGATCTCGCGCCGATAGAACTGATCGTAATCCTGCGCCTTCGCACAGACCAGCGAATAATGCTCCGGGTGATAGGTCTGAATCACCACGCGGCCCGGTCGGTCGCCACGCCCTG contains:
- a CDS encoding TIGR00266 family protein, with the translated sequence MKCQRCGAEVPPDTKFCTSCGNPVGAPDAQANYGAPPPGYQQPPPGYPQGPPPGYQQGPPPGYPQGPPNYPPPPPGYPQGPPPGYQQGPPPGYQQGPPPGYGQPPPNYPPGQGIHIDADGRGAGRGYNYEILHQPAFSLAVVQLQPEQSIQAEAGAMVSMSANVELQSQMKGGLMGALKRAVGGESAFVSTFTARGGPGEVTLAPGSPGDIAGIEMSNQLFYVQSSSYLAGDAGLVVDTKWGGAKSFFGGEGLFVLQVSGSGLLLVSSFGAIHRKRLAAGERYVVDTG